TCGGCCAGACGGCCTGGTTCGACTGGCCGGACAAGGACCTCCTGAACCGCGACCCGGCGGCGCTGGCGGCCGCCCGGCAGGAGCTGGCGGAGGATATCGCTTTTCACCAGGCGGTGCAGTTCTGGTTCTTCTCCCAGTGGAAGGCCCTGAAGGACCACGCCAACGGCCTGGGGGTGCGGATCATCGGGGATCTGCCCATCTACGTGTCCCTGGACAGCGCCGACGTGTGGAGCGAGCGGAGGGAGTTCCTGCTGGACGAGACGGGGCGGCCCAGCCGGGTGGCGGGCGTGCCGCCGGACTACTTCTCGGAGGAGGGCCAGCTGTGGGGCAATCCCCTGTACGACTGGGCGGCCCAGAAGCGGGACGGCTTCGGCTGGTGGATCAGAAGGGTGGAGGGCGCCTCCCGCCTGTTCGACGCCATCCGCATCGACCACTTCCGGGCCTTTGAGCGGTACTGGTCCGTCCCCGCCGGGGCGGAGACCGCCAGAGAGGGCCGCTGGGAACCCGGCCCCGGCATGGACCTGCTGCGGGTCCTGACCGGCTGGTTCCCCCACATCACCTACATTGCCGAGGACCTGGGGCTTCTCACGCCGGAGGTCCACCAGCTCCGGGAGGCGGCGGGCCTGCCGGGCATGAAGGTGCTGGAATTCGCCTTTTCAGACCCCGGCAACGACTATCTACCCCACAACTACGGCAGCCGCCGGTGCGTCTGCTACACCGGCACCCACGACAACGACACCGCCCTGGGCTGGTACGACCACGCGGGGGAAGCGGAGCGGGCCTTTGCGGAGCGGTATCTGGGCGCCTCCGGCCGGGAGAATGTCCGGCGGGCGCTGCTGCGGTGCGGCATGGGCAGCACGGCGGAGCTGTTCGTGGCCCAGATGCAGGACTACCTGGCCCTGGGCAGCGAGGGGCGGATCAACGTCCCCGGCGTGGCGGAGGGCAACTGGCGCTGGCGGATGGCCCCCGGCGCGGCCGCGGCCGGGCTGGCGGTGGACATCCGGCGGCTGACGGAGGTCTACGGCCGCTGCTGAGGACCGGAGAAGCGCCTGAGAAATTTTGACGGAGGGAAAGCGCGATGAAGATTCGGGAAGTAGAGGAGAGAACGCCCCGGCTGGTGGAACAGCTGGTGGACGTGTGGGAGGCGTCCGTGCGGGCCACGCATCTGTTCCTCTCCGCGAACGAGATCGCGGAGATCAAGCGGTATGTCCCCCAGGCTTTGATGGGAGTGGCGCATCTGGTGGTAGCGGAACGGGACGACGGCGCGCCCGCCGCCTTTATGGGAGTCCAGGACGGAAAGCTGGAAATGCTGTTCCTGGCGCCGGAAGAGCGGGGGAAGGGGCTGGGAAGGCAGCTCCTGGAGCATGGAATCCAGCGGTATGCGGTCGAATCCCTGGCGGTCAACGAGCAGAACCCCCAGGCCCGGGACTTTTATGAGCACATGGGGTTCCAGGTCTTTGAGCGGTCGGAGCTGGACGAACAGGGAAATCCCTATCCGATTCTCTACATGCGGCGGGAGACAGCCGCCCCTTGACGGGCGGAGCGTTCCATGGTATCATTTCCCTGTCCCTGGGAAGAAGCTCTGACCGGCGGACCGGACAATTTTGGATTCTGTCGCTCTGACCGGCACGGGCCAGCCCCGGCCGCAAGACGGGGAAGCGCCCGGCGGTGCCGGGCGGACGGCGCATGTCAAAATCCCCCTCTGCCAGCGCGGCGGAGGGGTTTACTTTTTGGAAAAAGGAGGAATCCTCTGTGGAGACCCGTGTGGCCGTGCTGGCGATCATCGTCCGGGACACGGCCTCTGTCCCGGCGCTGAACGAGCTGCTGCACCAGTACGCCCCCTATATCATCGGGCGGATGGGGGTGCCCTACCACGCCCGGGGCGTGAACATCATCAGCGTGGCGGTGGACGCACCGGCGGACGCCATCTCCGCCCTGTCCGGCAAGATCGGCCGGCTGGCGGGGATCACGGCCAAGACCGTTTACGCGCCGGAGGATGCGCTGCAACAAGGAAAGTGAGGAAACAGAAGATGAAACAGTGGATGAAGAAGAGTCTGGCGGCCTGCCTGGCCCTGGTTATGTGCCTGACCCTGGCCGCCTGTGGCGGGAAGGAGGGCGAGACGCCCGCGGAGGAGTCCGTCAACGTCCGGGTGGCGGCCCTGAAGGGACCCACCGCCATGGGCATGGTGAAGCTGATGAGCGATTATGCTCCTGTGGAGGAAGCGTTGGAGGATAAGGAGAATGTGGTGACCGCTGGCGGCGGAAACACCTATGAGTTCACCCTGGCCGCCTCCGCCGACGAGGTGTCCCCCAAGCTGATGCAGGGGGAGCTGGACATCGCCTGCGTGCCGGCCAACCTGGCCTCCGTGCTGTATAACCGGACGGACGGCGGCATCGTCACCCTGGCGGTGAATACCCTGGGCGTGCTGTATATTGTGGAGAATGGCAATTCCGTCCAGTCCATGGGGGATCTGGCGGGCCGGACTATCGTGGCCTCCGGCAAGGGCTCCACGCCGGAGTACGCCCTGCGGTATCTGCTGACGGAGAACGGCATCGACCCGGACACCGGCGTCACCATCGACTGGAAGAGCGAGCACAGCGAATGCGTGGCATCCCTGGCATCCGGCGCGGCTACCATCGCCATGCTGCCCCAGCCTTTCGTCACCGTGGCCCAGACCCAGCTGCCGGACCTGCGGGTGGCCCTGGACCTGACAGAGGAGTGGGACGCCCTGGACAACGGCTCCGCCCTGCTCACCGGCGTGGTGGTGGCCCGGGCAGACTTCGTGAAAGAGCACCCGGCGGCGGTCAGCAACTTCCTGGAGCAGTACAGCGCCAGCGTGGACTGGGTGAACGCCAACACCGCCGAGGCGGCGGAGCTCATCGGCGGCTATGACATCGTGGACGCTACTGTGGCGGAGAAGGCCCTGCCTTACTGCAATATCGTGTGCGTCACCGGCACGGAGATGATGGATATGCTGTCCGGCTATCTGAGCGTGCTGTGGGAGCAGGACGCAGAATCCGTGGGCGGCGGTATGCCCAACGACGACTTCTATTACGGCGCGTAACGGCTGACAAATTTTCCGCGCCCCGGGAACACCCGGGGCGCGGTGGTTTCCAGGAGAAAGGGGAGGCAGATGAAGCGGCGAACAGGCTCTGTCCGGCTGTGGGCGGCGGCCTTCTGGCTGCTGGTGTGGGAGGGGGCCAGTCTGGCCCTGGCGGCTACCACCGGCGGGCGGATGCTGCTGCTGGCCTCTCCGGTGCAGGCGCTGGGGCGGCTGCTGGCCCTGGCGGGCACGGCGGCCTTCTGGCAGGCGGTGGCCTTCTCCTCCCTCCGCATCCTGGGGGGCTTTCTCCTGGCCTGCGCGCTGGCGGCGGTGCTGGCACCGCTGGCGGCCCGTTTCCAGTGGGTCCGGGACCTGTTGAGCCCCCTGGTGGCGGTGGTGAAAGCGGTGCCGGTGGTGTCCTTCATCATCCTGGCGCTGATCTTCTTCTCGTCGGAGAACCTGTCTTTGCTGATCTCCGCCCTGATGGTGTTCCCGCCGGTGTATCTGAACGTGCTGGAGGGCATCGGGCACACGGACCGGCAGCTGCTGGAGATGGCCCGGGTGTTCCGGGTGCCGGTCTCCCGGCAGCTGCGGGGCATCTACCTGCCGGCGGTGCTGCCCTATTTCCGCTCCGCCGTGTCATTGGGGCTGGGCCTGTGCTGGAAGTCCGGCGCGGCGGCGGAGGTCATCGGCCTGCCTGCCGGGTCTATCGGCGAGGCGCTGTACACCGCCAAGGTGTACTTCCAGACCGGAGACCTCTTCGCCTGGACGGCGGTGATCGTGACGGTATCGGTGATATTCGAGCGGCTGTTCCTCCGCCTGGTGGACGCCGCAGTGAGAAAGGCGGGCAGCTGATGGAGATTGCGGTGAAGCACCTGTGCAAATCCTTCGGGGCCGGACGGTGCTGCGGGACTTGACCTTTACTGCGGGACCCGGCATTACGGCCGTCATGGCGCCCTCCGGGACCGGCAAGACCACCCTGCTGCGCATCCTGCTGGGGCTGGAGCGGCCGGACAGCGGCACGGTGGAGGGGCTTGCGGGAAAGCGGCTCACCGCCGTGTTCCAGGAGGACCGGCTGCTGGAGCACCTCTCCGCTGAGGGCAATCTCCGGTTTGTGCTGGGCCGGGTTTATGACCCCGCCGCGGCCCGGGCCCTGCTGGACCGGCTGGGCCTGCCGGACACGGGCGCGCAGCCGGTGCGGGAGTTCTCCGGCGGCATGAAGCGGCGGCTGGCCCTGGCACGGGCGCTGCTGGCGCCCTTTGACGCGCTGGCGCTGGACGAGCCCTTCACCGGCCTGGACCGGGAGAACCGGGACCTGGCCCTGGCCTGCATCCGGGAGACGGCGGGGGATCGGCCGGTACTGCTGGTGACCCACGATGCCGCCGACGCGGCGGGATCGCCGGTCGTCACGCTGTAAGGAAGAACAGAGCGCGGCGCCGCCTCCGGGCGGCGCCGCGGTGCGCCATAGGACTAGCTTTTTGGGAGAGACTATGGTACAATGGCCGCAAAGCGGCGGGAGGGCGCCTGCCATGGCTGGGACCACGCCCGGCCTCCTGCGGGACAGCCGCCCGGAGCACCAGATCCCCGCGGGGGGTGGCGCAGCAGCCGCAGCGTCAGCGCACCGCTCCCGTGGGGGGGCCGACCATCCAACAACCTCAACCCCGGACGGCCGTCCGGGGATGCGACCAAAAGGAGCTGTCTGTATGATTAAGATCACCACCGACTCCACCTGCGACCTGCCGCGGGAGCTGCTGGAGCGATACAATATCACCGTGACCCCGCTGGGGATCATCAAGGCGGGGAAGCTGTACCAGGACGGGGTGGACATCCGCACCGGGGACATCGCCGCCCATGTGGACGCCGGCGGCGAGATCACCACCACCAACGCCGTCAATGTGGCGGACTATGAGGAGCTGTTCCGCCGTCTGATGGAGGAGTATGACGCGGTCATCCACCTGAACATCGGCATGGGCTTTTCCAGCTGCCACCAGAACGCCCGCCTGGCGGCGGAGGAGGTGGACGGCGTGTATGTGGTGGACTCCGCCAACCTGACGGTGGGCCATGGGATGCTGGTGCTGGCCGCCGCAGAGGCCGCGGAGGCCGGGAAGTCTGTGACGGAGATCCTGGCGATGCTGGAGGAGATGATTCCCCGGGTGGAGACCAGCTTTGTGCTGGACCGGCTGGATTACATGAAAAAGGGCGGTCGCTGCTCCACCGCCACGGCCCTGGGTGCCAGCCTGCTGAAGCTCCACCCCTGCCTGGACGTAGTGGACGGCAAGCTGCCGGTGACGAAGAAGTACCGGGGCTCCATCGAGAAGGTGGTGGAGGAGTACGTCCGGGACCGGCTGCGGGACCGCGCGGACCTGGACACCCACCGGGCCTTTCTGGTGGACACCTGCCCGGACGACCACCTGGCCTCCATCGCCCGGGAGGTCCTGCGTCAGGACGGGCGGTTCCAGGAGATCATCGAGGCCAAGGCGGGGTGCACCATCTTCTGTCACTGCGGCCCCGGCACCCTGGGCGTGATCTTCCTGCGGAAGGCGTGAGACCGTGCGCGCTGCGGGCGGCAGGCCCGGCGGCCCGCTTCCCGCGCCCTGGCATCAAACAGAAGAGCCGGCCCCTCTGGGGACCGGCTCTCTTTGCTGGAAATCAGATTTACTTGACGGCGATGGCCTCGATCTCGCAGAGCACGCCCTTGGGCAGCTCTCGCACGGCCACGCAGCTGCGGGCGGGCTTGGAGGTGAAATACTTGGCGTACACCTCGTTGAAGGCGGCGAAGTCGCCCATGTCCGCCAGGAAACAGGTGGTCTTCACCACGCTCTCTAGAGTGACGCCGGCGGCCTCCAGAATGGCGCCCACGTTCTTGCAGCTCTGCTCCGCCTGTGCGGCGATGCCCTCGGGGATAGCGCCGGTGGCGGGGTCCACGGGAATCTGGCCGGAGGTGATGACCAGGTCGCCGAAGGCGTAGCCCTGGGAGTAAGGGCCGATGGCGCCCGGAGCGTTGGGGGTGGAAATCACGGTTTTCATGGGAAAACCCTCCTTTGATCGATTTGGATACCTTCATCATAACATCCGCCGCAGAAAAGTCAACTACCGGCGCTTGTGAAAAAGGGAAAATCGTGGTATACTTTTTTGGAATGTCTTACAGGAAGGGCGGACGGCCCGCCGGAAGGAGAAGAGCAAGTATGAGCGATTTGAGGGAAGTCCTTCAGGAGAACAGCTATCTGCGCCAGAAGCAGCTGATCTTCGCGGACTGCGACCGGTACCAGCGGGCCCGGGTGAGCACGCTGTTGAGCATCGCCGCCGCCGTGGCCGGGGCGGACTACGACGCCCGGGGTCTGACCTATGAGAAGCTCTATGAGATGCGGGAGGTGTTCCTGCTCTCCCGCATCGCCCTGCGGATCCATCGCTGCCCCAGGGCGCTGCAGGTGGTGGACGTCACCACCTGGGAGGACGGCGTCAAGGCCGCCCACATGCAGCGGGTGTATGAGATCACGGACAGGGAGGGACTTCTGGTGTCCATCCGCAGCGACTGGATTCTGGTGGACCCGCAGACCCGGCGCATCATGCGGCCCGGCACCTTCACAGCCAAGAAGCTGGGCACCTGCCCCAAGGCCATCGACGCTCCGGAGCCCCGGAAGATCCTGCTGCCCCGGGAGGGGGTTGAGGATCTGGGCGCCCGGAAGGTGGTCTGGTCCGACCTGGACGGTAACGGCCATGTGTACAGCGGCAACTACGGTGACTTCGTCTGGGACTACCTGCCCGCCGACCTGCAGGAAAAGGTGCCCCGGGAGTTCTTCATCAATTACAGCAAGGAAGCCACCCTGGGCCAGGAGCTGCGGATGGTGGGCTGCCGCAAGGGCGGCGAGTATCTGATGGAGGGCCTGGGCCCGGAGGGCGTCTGCTTCTCCGCCCAGTGCGTGTTTTAAGATGCGGGCGGAGCCGTTTTCCCTGGGCGGGATGCCGGCCCTCCGCTGGGGGCGGCCCAGCCGGCGGGGGATCCTCTACCTCCACGGCCAGGGCGGAAGCAAGGCGGAGGCTGCGTTCTTTGCCGCCGCGGCGGCGGACGCCGGGTGGCAGACCGTCAGCGTGGATCTGCCCGGCCACGGGGACCGGGAGTCAGAGGCCGCGGCTCTGGTCCCCTGGCAGGTGGTGCCGGAGCTGCGGTGCGCCCTGGCGGAGCTGCGGGGCAGATGGGACCGGGTGGGGCTCTTCGGCTCCAGCCTGGGGGCCTGGTTCGGCCTGCTGGCATATCCGGACGCGCCCCTGGCGGGGGCGCTGTTCCTCTCTCCGGTGGTGGACATGGAGGCCCTGATCCGCAAAATGATGGGCTGGGCCGGTGTCAGTGAGGAGCGGCTGGCCCGGGAGGGGCGCATCCCCACAACGTTCGGCCAGACCCTCTCCTGGGAATATCTGCGATACGTCCGGACCCACCCTGCCCGCCGGTGGCGGACGCCCACGGCCATCCTGTACGGCGCCCGGGACCATCTGACGGACCGGGAGACCGTGGAGGCCTTTGCCGCCCGGAATGGCTGCCGCCTGACTGTGGAGGAGGCCGGAGAGCACTGGTTCCACACGCCGGAGCAGCTGGCGGTGGTGGACCGCTGGCAGCGTGCCTGCCTGGCGGACCTGGAATAAGAGAACAGCGAAGCGCCGCCCCGCATCCGCGGGGCGGCGCTGTGATTTGAAGCGGGAGCAGAGCTCAGAACCCGTACAGCATGGAGCGGCTGATGTCCGCCAGGGAGTGGGCGCCGCACATAGCCATGGTGTCGGCCAGCTCGGCCTTCAGCTTTTCCACATAGGTCTTGACGCCCTCGGCACCGGCACCGTACACCATGGTGACGAAGGGCCGGCCGATCAGCACCGCGTCCGCGCCCAGGGCCAGGGCCTTGAACACGTCCATGCCGGTGCGGATGCCGCCGTCCACCAGAATGGTCATCCGGCCGCCCACAGCGTCCACGATGGCGGGCAGCACCTCTGCGGTAGAGGGGCACTGATCCAGCACCCGGCCGCCGTGGTTGGACACCACGATGCCCTTGGCCCCGGCCTCCAGAGCTTTCTTGGCCCCGGCCACGGTCATGATGCCCTTGACGATGAAGGGCTTCTCCGCCATGGCAACGATCTCGCGCAGCTCCTCCACAGTCTTGCTGCCGGCGGGGGGCGTCATGTTCTTCAGGAAGGGCAGGCCCGCCGCGTCGATGTCCATGGCGATGGCAAAGGGATCTGCGGCCTTCACCAGGTCCATCTTCTGCCGGATGGTCTCCAGGTTCCAGGGCTTGACGGTGGGCACGCCGCAGCCGCCGTTCTTGGCGATGGCCGCCGCAGCGCCCTCCATGACCGCAGGGTCCGTGCCGTCGCCGGTGAAGGCGGCGATGCCCGCTTCAGCACAGGCGGCCACCAGGATGTCGTTATAGGCCAGATCGTTGTACTTGTCCCCGTAGTGGAGCGTCATGGCGCCCACCGGGGCAGCGAAGACCGGCAGGTCCACCGTGCGGCCGAACAAGGTGAAGGAGGTGTCCACCGGCTTGTTCTCGCAGATGGTGTCCATGTTGACGCACAGCTCCTGCCACTTCTGATAGTTACGGATGAAGCCGGTCCCGATGCCCTTGGCGCCGGGGCCGGGGACGGTGTTCCTGCAGGCCAAGCCGTTGCACACGGGACAGGCCTTGCAGTAGGGGCCCATAGCGCCCCGCGCTTGTTCCAGAACTTCCTGATATGTCATAGATTTTCCCC
This DNA window, taken from Dysosmobacter welbionis, encodes the following:
- the malQ gene encoding 4-alpha-glucanotransferase yields the protein MERSAGILLPVFSLPGPYGIGSLGREARAFAEFLHNAGQRWWQVLPVGPTGAGNSPYTSESTFAGNPLLIDLEDLRDRGLLTEAELSAARVPEGAPIDYAALYESREALLRRAFSRLGGAEAQSVRDFAAANPWLGEYALYRALKARFGQTAWFDWPDKDLLNRDPAALAAARQELAEDIAFHQAVQFWFFSQWKALKDHANGLGVRIIGDLPIYVSLDSADVWSERREFLLDETGRPSRVAGVPPDYFSEEGQLWGNPLYDWAAQKRDGFGWWIRRVEGASRLFDAIRIDHFRAFERYWSVPAGAETAREGRWEPGPGMDLLRVLTGWFPHITYIAEDLGLLTPEVHQLREAAGLPGMKVLEFAFSDPGNDYLPHNYGSRRCVCYTGTHDNDTALGWYDHAGEAERAFAERYLGASGRENVRRALLRCGMGSTAELFVAQMQDYLALGSEGRINVPGVAEGNWRWRMAPGAAAAGLAVDIRRLTEVYGRC
- a CDS encoding GNAT family N-acetyltransferase, with protein sequence MKIREVEERTPRLVEQLVDVWEASVRATHLFLSANEIAEIKRYVPQALMGVAHLVVAERDDGAPAAFMGVQDGKLEMLFLAPEERGKGLGRQLLEHGIQRYAVESLAVNEQNPQARDFYEHMGFQVFERSELDEQGNPYPILYMRRETAAP
- a CDS encoding TM1266 family iron-only hydrogenase system putative regulator, coding for METRVAVLAIIVRDTASVPALNELLHQYAPYIIGRMGVPYHARGVNIISVAVDAPADAISALSGKIGRLAGITAKTVYAPEDALQQGK
- a CDS encoding ABC transporter substrate-binding protein, giving the protein MKQWMKKSLAACLALVMCLTLAACGGKEGETPAEESVNVRVAALKGPTAMGMVKLMSDYAPVEEALEDKENVVTAGGGNTYEFTLAASADEVSPKLMQGELDIACVPANLASVLYNRTDGGIVTLAVNTLGVLYIVENGNSVQSMGDLAGRTIVASGKGSTPEYALRYLLTENGIDPDTGVTIDWKSEHSECVASLASGAATIAMLPQPFVTVAQTQLPDLRVALDLTEEWDALDNGSALLTGVVVARADFVKEHPAAVSNFLEQYSASVDWVNANTAEAAELIGGYDIVDATVAEKALPYCNIVCVTGTEMMDMLSGYLSVLWEQDAESVGGGMPNDDFYYGA
- a CDS encoding ABC transporter permease, yielding MKRRTGSVRLWAAAFWLLVWEGASLALAATTGGRMLLLASPVQALGRLLALAGTAAFWQAVAFSSLRILGGFLLACALAAVLAPLAARFQWVRDLLSPLVAVVKAVPVVSFIILALIFFSSENLSLLISALMVFPPVYLNVLEGIGHTDRQLLEMARVFRVPVSRQLRGIYLPAVLPYFRSAVSLGLGLCWKSGAAAEVIGLPAGSIGEALYTAKVYFQTGDLFAWTAVIVTVSVIFERLFLRLVDAAVRKAGS
- a CDS encoding ABC transporter ATP-binding protein, translated to MQILRGRTVLRDLTFTAGPGITAVMAPSGTGKTTLLRILLGLERPDSGTVEGLAGKRLTAVFQEDRLLEHLSAEGNLRFVLGRVYDPAAARALLDRLGLPDTGAQPVREFSGGMKRRLALARALLAPFDALALDEPFTGLDRENRDLALACIRETAGDRPVLLVTHDAADAAGSPVVTL
- a CDS encoding DegV family protein is translated as MIKITTDSTCDLPRELLERYNITVTPLGIIKAGKLYQDGVDIRTGDIAAHVDAGGEITTTNAVNVADYEELFRRLMEEYDAVIHLNIGMGFSSCHQNARLAAEEVDGVYVVDSANLTVGHGMLVLAAAEAAEAGKSVTEILAMLEEMIPRVETSFVLDRLDYMKKGGRCSTATALGASLLKLHPCLDVVDGKLPVTKKYRGSIEKVVEEYVRDRLRDRADLDTHRAFLVDTCPDDHLASIAREVLRQDGRFQEIIEAKAGCTIFCHCGPGTLGVIFLRKA
- a CDS encoding RidA family protein, which codes for MKTVISTPNAPGAIGPYSQGYAFGDLVITSGQIPVDPATGAIPEGIAAQAEQSCKNVGAILEAAGVTLESVVKTTCFLADMGDFAAFNEVYAKYFTSKPARSCVAVRELPKGVLCEIEAIAVK
- a CDS encoding acyl-[acyl-carrier-protein] thioesterase, with amino-acid sequence MSDLREVLQENSYLRQKQLIFADCDRYQRARVSTLLSIAAAVAGADYDARGLTYEKLYEMREVFLLSRIALRIHRCPRALQVVDVTTWEDGVKAAHMQRVYEITDREGLLVSIRSDWILVDPQTRRIMRPGTFTAKKLGTCPKAIDAPEPRKILLPREGVEDLGARKVVWSDLDGNGHVYSGNYGDFVWDYLPADLQEKVPREFFINYSKEATLGQELRMVGCRKGGEYLMEGLGPEGVCFSAQCVF
- a CDS encoding alpha/beta hydrolase — protein: MRAEPFSLGGMPALRWGRPSRRGILYLHGQGGSKAEAAFFAAAAADAGWQTVSVDLPGHGDRESEAAALVPWQVVPELRCALAELRGRWDRVGLFGSSLGAWFGLLAYPDAPLAGALFLSPVVDMEALIRKMMGWAGVSEERLAREGRIPTTFGQTLSWEYLRYVRTHPARRWRTPTAILYGARDHLTDRETVEAFAARNGCRLTVEEAGEHWFHTPEQLAVVDRWQRACLADLE
- a CDS encoding alpha-hydroxy-acid oxidizing protein; the encoded protein is MTYQEVLEQARGAMGPYCKACPVCNGLACRNTVPGPGAKGIGTGFIRNYQKWQELCVNMDTICENKPVDTSFTLFGRTVDLPVFAAPVGAMTLHYGDKYNDLAYNDILVAACAEAGIAAFTGDGTDPAVMEGAAAAIAKNGGCGVPTVKPWNLETIRQKMDLVKAADPFAIAMDIDAAGLPFLKNMTPPAGSKTVEELREIVAMAEKPFIVKGIMTVAGAKKALEAGAKGIVVSNHGGRVLDQCPSTAEVLPAIVDAVGGRMTILVDGGIRTGMDVFKALALGADAVLIGRPFVTMVYGAGAEGVKTYVEKLKAELADTMAMCGAHSLADISRSMLYGF